One Corvus cornix cornix isolate S_Up_H32 chromosome 10, ASM73873v5, whole genome shotgun sequence genomic region harbors:
- the FAH gene encoding fumarylacetoacetase translates to MPPGEDLLPQRHLAPGRWELCVSTDCLGFSMSFIQVDKDSDFPLQNLPYGVFSTKEEPRHRLGVAIGDQILDLSVIKHLFNGPALAKHQHVFDQPTLNTFMGLGRPAWSEARAFLQRLLSAGEPTLRDNVELRRRAFVPQASATMHLPAHIGDYTDFYSSRQHATNVGIMFRGKENALMPNWLHLPVGYHGRASSVVVSGTPIRRPVGQTKPDNDKPPVFGACKRLDIELEMAFFVGPGNKYGEPIPISRAQEHIFGMVLMNDWSARDIQKWEYVPLGPFLSKSLGTTISPWVVTMEALMPFVLPNPVQDPKPLAYLQDKEPYTFDIKLFVAIKGEGMSTPTTVCRSNFKHMYWTMKQQLAHHSINGCNLRPGDLLASGTISGPEPESFGSMLELSWNGTKEIPLGSGQSRKFLQDGDEVILTGYCQGNGFRVGFGQCSGKILPALSNP, encoded by the exons ATGCCACCTGGAGAGGATCTTCTTCCTCAGAGGCACTTAGCACCTGGGAGGTGGGAGCTGTGTGTAAGCACAGACTGCTTGGGGTTCAGCATGTCTTTCATCCAGGTAGACAAGGACTCAGATTTTCCTCTCCAAAATCTCCCCTATGGGGTTTTCTCCACGAAGGAGGAG CCTCGACACAGGCTTGGGGTAGCAATTGGAGACCAGATTTTGGATCTCAGCGTCATTAAACATCTTTTCAATGGACCAGCTCTTGCCAAACACCAGCACGTCTTTGACCAG CCCACCCTGAACACCTTCATGGGGCTGGGCCGGCCGGCATGGAGTGAAGCCAGGGCTttcctgcagaggctgctgtcAGCTGGAGAGCCCACCCTGAGGGACAACGTGGAGCTGAGGAGAAG agcaTTTGTACCTCAAGCTTCTGCGACGATGCACCTGCCCGCCCACATCG gagATTACACTGACTTCTATTCTTCACGCCAGCATGCCACAAACGTTGGGATCATGTTCAGGGGGAAGGAGAACGCTCTGATGCCAAACTG GCTGCACCTACCTGTGGGTTATCACGGCCGGGCATCGTCTGTTGTGGTGTCTGGGACGCCCATCCGGAGACCTGTGGGGCAAACGAAACCTGACAATG ATAAACCTCCAGTGTTTGGTGCTTGTAAACGTCTGGATATCGAGTTAGAAATG GCATTCTTTGTAGGCCCTGGAAACAAGTATGGGGAGCCCATTCCCAtcagcagagcccaggagcaCATCTTTGGGATGGTCCTGATGAACGACTGGAGCG CCCGTGACATCCAGAAGTGGGAATATGTTCCTCTGGGTCCTTTCCTGAGCAAGAGCCTTGGCACAACCATCTCTCCGTGGGTTGTCACCATGGAAGCTCTCATGCCATTTGTGTTGCCAAACCCTGTCCAG GATCCTAAGCCTCTGGCCTACCTTCAAGATAAAGAGCCCTACACTTTCGACATCAAGCTCTTTGTTGCTATTAAAG gagAAGGAATGAGCACACCAACTACTGTATGCAGATCCAATTTCAAG cacatGTACTGGACCATGAAACAGCAGCTGGCTCATCATTCCATCAATGGCTGCAACCTCAGACCTGGAGACCTCCTGGCCTCTGGCACCATCAGTGGACCT GAGCCAGAGAGCTTTGGCTCCATGCTGGAGCTGTCCTGGAATGGAACAAAAGAAATCCCCCTTGGCAGTGGACAGTCTCGTAAATTCCTGCAGGATGGAGACGAAGTAATTCTGACAG GTTACTGCCAGGGCAACGGCTTCCGCGTGGGATTTGGCCAGTGCTCGGGAAAAATCCTTCCAGCCCTGTCGAATCCATGA